One stretch of Pandoraea oxalativorans DNA includes these proteins:
- the ffh gene encoding signal recognition particle protein yields the protein MLDNLTTRLAKVVKTLRGEARLTEANTQEMLREVRLALLEADVALPVVRDFIAKVKEKALGEEVISSLSPGQALVGVVQRELTALMGGDYEGRAAELNLATTPPAIILMAGLQGAGKTTTVGKLAKLLRAQKKKVLTVSTDVYRPAAIAQLETVTKQVDADFFPSQPDQKPIDIARAAVDWARRHHHEVLLVDTAGRLGIDEAMMQEISALHAELKPIETLFVVDAMLGQDAVNTARAFNDALPLTGVVLTKLDGDSRGGAALSVRHVTGKPIKFVGVGEKLDGLEVFYPDRMANRILGMGDILALVEEAQRGVDVQAAQKLADKVKKGGDFDLNDFKAQIGQMKKMGGLSSLMDKLPAQFQAAASQTNMDQAEKQVRRMEGIINSMTPAERAKPELIKASRKRRIAAGAGVQVQEVNRMLNQYDQMRTMMKKLKGGGMMKMMRSMKGMMPGMR from the coding sequence ATGCTCGACAATCTCACTACGCGCCTTGCCAAAGTCGTCAAAACCCTGCGCGGCGAAGCCCGACTGACCGAGGCCAACACGCAGGAAATGCTGCGCGAAGTGCGCCTCGCCCTGCTCGAGGCCGACGTCGCCCTGCCGGTGGTGCGCGATTTCATCGCCAAGGTGAAGGAAAAGGCCCTGGGTGAGGAAGTCATTTCCAGTCTGTCGCCCGGCCAGGCCCTCGTTGGCGTGGTGCAGCGCGAACTGACCGCGCTCATGGGCGGCGACTACGAAGGCCGTGCCGCCGAACTCAATCTCGCCACGACCCCGCCCGCCATCATCCTGATGGCCGGTTTGCAGGGTGCGGGTAAGACGACGACCGTCGGCAAGCTCGCCAAGCTGCTGCGCGCCCAGAAGAAGAAAGTCCTCACGGTGTCCACCGACGTCTACCGCCCTGCCGCTATCGCCCAGCTGGAGACGGTCACGAAGCAGGTCGACGCCGACTTCTTCCCGTCGCAACCCGACCAGAAGCCGATCGATATCGCCCGCGCGGCAGTCGACTGGGCGCGACGTCATCACCATGAAGTGCTGCTCGTCGATACGGCCGGCCGTCTTGGTATTGACGAAGCGATGATGCAGGAAATTAGTGCCCTGCACGCTGAGCTGAAACCGATCGAAACGCTGTTCGTCGTCGACGCCATGCTGGGGCAGGACGCCGTGAACACCGCCCGCGCCTTCAACGACGCGCTGCCGCTCACCGGCGTGGTGCTCACCAAGCTCGACGGCGACTCGCGCGGCGGTGCCGCGCTGTCGGTGCGTCACGTCACGGGCAAGCCGATCAAGTTCGTCGGTGTCGGTGAAAAGCTCGACGGCCTCGAAGTCTTTTACCCGGATCGCATGGCGAACCGGATTCTCGGCATGGGCGACATCCTTGCCCTCGTCGAGGAAGCGCAGCGCGGCGTCGACGTTCAGGCCGCGCAAAAGCTCGCCGACAAGGTCAAGAAGGGCGGCGACTTCGATCTGAACGACTTCAAGGCGCAGATCGGCCAGATGAAGAAGATGGGCGGCCTGTCGTCGCTCATGGACAAGCTGCCGGCCCAGTTCCAGGCCGCCGCCAGCCAGACCAACATGGATCAGGCCGAGAAGCAGGTGCGCCGCATGGAGGGCATCATCAACTCGATGACGCCCGCCGAGCGCGCCAAGCCGGAACTGATCAAGGCGAGCCGCAAGCGCCGTATCGCCGCCGGTGCGGGCGTTCAGGTGCAGGAAGTCAACCGCATGCTGAATCAGTACGATCAGATGCGCACGATGATGAAGAAACTCAAAGGCGGTGGCATGATGAAGATGATGCGCAGCATGAAGGGCATGATGCCCGGCATGCGCTGA